A genomic region of Chryseobacterium sp. KACC 21268 contains the following coding sequences:
- the coaE gene encoding dephospho-CoA kinase (Dephospho-CoA kinase (CoaE) performs the final step in coenzyme A biosynthesis.) produces MEIQDINQNQEDVPPPRIIGLTGGIGSGKTSVAKFLENKGFPVYYSDDQAKNIVNVDSELKERIISLLGVEAYSEGIYNRKFVADKVFNNAELLDQLNHLIHPAVRLDFEKWVASQTSEFVFKETALLFELKLNEQCYKSLLVTADDNLRIKRTMDRDNKTYREIETIMQNQMPEKDKIKLADFIIYNNSDRDNLESETDIFISELN; encoded by the coding sequence ATGGAAATACAAGATATAAATCAAAATCAGGAGGATGTCCCTCCTCCCAGGATCATTGGGTTAACAGGCGGAATAGGATCTGGAAAGACTTCCGTTGCGAAATTTTTGGAAAACAAAGGTTTTCCGGTTTATTATTCAGACGATCAAGCGAAGAACATTGTCAACGTCGATTCTGAATTGAAAGAAAGAATAATTTCACTTCTAGGAGTAGAAGCGTATTCTGAAGGGATTTACAACAGGAAATTTGTTGCTGATAAAGTTTTTAATAACGCAGAACTTTTGGATCAGCTGAATCATTTGATTCATCCGGCAGTAAGATTAGATTTTGAAAAATGGGTGGCATCTCAAACCTCAGAATTTGTTTTTAAAGAAACGGCATTGTTATTCGAATTAAAATTAAATGAACAATGTTACAAATCTCTCCTGGTTACAGCCGATGACAATCTGAGGATCAAACGGACAATGGACAGAGACAACAAAACATACAGGGAGATTGAGACGATAATGCAAAATCAAATGCCGGAAAAAGATAAGATTAAACTGGCTGATTTTATTATCTACAACAATTCCGATAGAGATAATCTGGAAAGTGAAACTGATATCTTTATCTCAGAACTTAATTAG
- a CDS encoding MBL fold metallo-hydrolase — protein sequence MKLYPIQCGKFKLDGGAMFGVVPKTLWEKTNPADERNLIELGTRSLLVEDGKKLILIDCGLGNKQDEKFFGHYSLWGDDSLDKNLKRYGFVRDDITDVFLTHLHFDHCGGAVEWNDDRSGYRPAFKNAHFWTNENHWQWATEPNPREKASFLKENILPMQESGQLNFLPLPKTGNYGFAPDLKMDVIFVDGHTEKQMLPVLQYQEKTIVFAADLIPTAGHIPQVYVMGYDTRPMLTMEEKGKFLKQCVDNDYLLFFEHDAHNELASLKMTERGVKLDQTFSFNEVFGY from the coding sequence ATGAAGCTATATCCAATCCAGTGTGGAAAATTCAAATTAGACGGAGGTGCAATGTTTGGCGTGGTCCCAAAAACACTTTGGGAAAAAACCAATCCAGCCGATGAAAGAAATCTGATTGAACTTGGAACGCGTTCTCTTCTAGTGGAAGACGGTAAGAAATTAATCTTAATCGATTGCGGACTTGGTAACAAACAAGACGAGAAATTCTTCGGACATTATTCACTTTGGGGCGATGATTCTTTGGACAAGAATTTAAAAAGATATGGTTTTGTGAGAGATGATATCACGGATGTTTTTCTCACGCACCTTCACTTCGATCATTGCGGTGGAGCAGTGGAGTGGAATGATGACAGATCCGGTTACAGACCAGCTTTCAAGAATGCGCACTTCTGGACCAACGAGAATCATTGGCAGTGGGCAACTGAACCAAACCCCAGAGAGAAAGCAAGTTTCCTGAAAGAAAATATTTTGCCAATGCAGGAAAGCGGTCAGCTTAACTTTTTACCATTACCTAAAACAGGTAATTACGGATTTGCACCAGACCTGAAAATGGATGTTATTTTTGTGGATGGACATACGGAAAAGCAAATGCTTCCAGTTCTCCAATATCAGGAAAAAACAATTGTTTTCGCAGCAGATTTGATCCCAACTGCCGGACACATTCCACAGGTTTATGTGATGGGATATGACACAAGACCAATGTTGACGATGGAAGAAAAAGGAAAATTTTTGAAACAATGCGTGGATAATGACTACCTTTTGTTTTTCGAACACGATGCACACAATGAGTTGGCAAGTCTGAAGATGACTGAGAGAGGCGTAAAGCTGGATCAGACCTTTAGTTTTAATGAAGTTTTTGGATATTAA
- a CDS encoding FMN-binding negative transcriptional regulator, protein MFIPKIYKSEDHELMKKIINENAFALLISDKDMLSATHSMFLLNESDAGFYLETHISKANFQAKVLKDGDEVLCDFLGAHSYISSSWYEKTNVSTWNYEAVQIRGKVKLMSDDELYQHLAKLTFKYEKAQKCPMFVENMGEELVRKEMKGAFGINIIPTEIFIANKLSQNRNDEDFENIILNLEQSDFDNDKKIAELMKQNRSLI, encoded by the coding sequence ATGTTCATCCCCAAAATATACAAAAGCGAAGACCATGAATTGATGAAGAAAATCATCAATGAAAATGCTTTTGCGCTTTTGATTTCTGATAAAGATATGCTATCAGCAACACATTCTATGTTTTTGTTGAATGAAAGTGATGCAGGTTTTTATCTCGAAACGCATATTTCAAAAGCGAATTTTCAAGCTAAAGTTTTGAAAGACGGCGATGAGGTTTTGTGTGATTTTTTAGGAGCACATTCTTACATTTCTTCGTCTTGGTACGAGAAAACTAATGTGTCAACTTGGAATTACGAAGCTGTTCAAATTCGTGGAAAAGTGAAATTGATGAGTGATGATGAATTGTATCAACATTTAGCAAAGTTGACTTTCAAATATGAAAAAGCACAGAAATGTCCAATGTTTGTAGAAAATATGGGAGAAGAGTTGGTGAGGAAAGAAATGAAAGGTGCTTTTGGAATTAATATTATTCCGACAGAAATTTTTATCGCAAATAAATTAAGTCAAAACCGAAATGACGAGGATTTTGAAAATATTATTCTTAATTTAGAGCAATCAGATTTTGATAACGATAAAAAAATTGCAGAGTTGATGAAACAAAATCGAAGTTTGATTTAA
- the ruvB gene encoding Holliday junction branch migration DNA helicase RuvB: MPDFLHPDKENYSNDDLIQEEKIRPQSFNDFAGQRKTLDNLEVFVAAAKNRGGALDHVLLHGPPGLGKTTLANIIANELGVGCKITSGPVLDKPGSLAGLLTNLEENDVLFIDEIHRLSPIVEEYLYSAMEDYKIDIMLETGPNARSVQIGLNPFTLVGATTRSGMLTKPMLARFGIQSRLEYYTIELLGMIIERSARVLGIKIYEDAALEIARRSRGTPRIANALLRRVRDFAEIKGNGEIEIEITKYALNSLNVDEFGLDDMDNKIMRVMIENFRGKPVGISALATSIGENPETLEEVYEPFLIQEGFIIRTPRGREVTDKAYKHLGISRPKNPGELF; encoded by the coding sequence ATGCCCGATTTTTTACATCCCGATAAGGAGAATTATTCCAACGACGATTTGATTCAGGAAGAAAAGATCCGTCCGCAGAGTTTCAATGACTTTGCCGGACAAAGAAAAACCTTGGACAATCTGGAAGTTTTTGTGGCTGCTGCGAAGAATCGTGGTGGCGCTTTGGATCACGTCCTTTTGCACGGTCCGCCCGGATTGGGAAAGACGACTTTGGCAAACATCATTGCGAATGAATTGGGTGTAGGTTGCAAAATCACCTCAGGGCCAGTTCTGGATAAGCCCGGGAGTTTAGCTGGATTATTGACCAATCTTGAAGAAAATGACGTCCTTTTCATTGACGAGATCCACAGACTTTCGCCGATCGTTGAGGAATATTTGTACTCCGCGATGGAAGATTACAAGATTGATATTATGCTGGAAACGGGTCCCAATGCACGTTCTGTACAAATCGGACTCAATCCTTTTACCTTGGTTGGCGCAACAACACGTTCCGGAATGTTGACCAAACCGATGCTTGCAAGATTCGGAATTCAATCTAGATTAGAATATTATACGATAGAACTTCTCGGAATGATCATCGAAAGAAGTGCAAGGGTTTTAGGAATTAAAATATACGAAGACGCCGCTCTGGAAATTGCAAGAAGAAGCCGTGGAACGCCGAGAATTGCAAACGCCCTTTTGAGAAGAGTTAGGGATTTTGCCGAGATCAAAGGCAACGGCGAAATCGAAATCGAGATTACAAAATATGCACTTAACTCTTTAAATGTTGATGAGTTTGGACTTGACGATATGGACAATAAAATTATGCGCGTGATGATTGAAAACTTCCGTGGGAAACCGGTGGGAATTTCAGCTTTGGCAACTTCTATCGGCGAAAATCCTGAAACTTTGGAAGAGGTTTACGAGCCGTTTTTGATTCAAGAAGGTTTTATTATCCGAACGCCGCGAGGAAGAGAAGTTACAGATAAGGCTTATAAACATTTGGGAATCTCACGACCGAAGAATCCTGGAGAATTGTTTTAA
- a CDS encoding YMGG-like glycine zipper-containing protein — MKKLFLTGFAATLILTSCNKDEKIQTASLEQQKLDYQARQIDLEKQKLAIEKEKISFEKQKDSLNKVEEEKEAERKAEANRVARKSTPRRSSSSGNSGGGGSSSGSTASNSGSSSSAGTTATQKKGWSSAAKGTVIGTVGGAAAGAIISKKNPGLGAVIGGVAGGATGYTIGRANDRKTGRVQK, encoded by the coding sequence ATGAAAAAGTTATTTTTAACAGGATTCGCAGCAACATTGATTTTGACCTCTTGTAATAAAGACGAAAAAATACAGACTGCATCTCTAGAACAGCAAAAATTGGACTATCAGGCAAGGCAAATTGATCTTGAAAAACAAAAATTAGCGATAGAAAAAGAAAAAATATCTTTCGAAAAACAAAAAGATAGCCTCAATAAAGTAGAAGAAGAAAAAGAAGCCGAAAGAAAAGCTGAGGCCAACAGAGTGGCAAGAAAATCCACACCAAGAAGAAGTTCATCTTCTGGTAACTCTGGCGGTGGTGGATCATCGTCAGGCTCTACAGCTTCTAATTCCGGTTCATCTAGTTCTGCCGGAACTACAGCGACTCAGAAAAAAGGATGGAGTAGTGCAGCAAAAGGTACTGTGATTGGAACCGTTGGTGGTGCCGCAGCTGGAGCGATTATTTCTAAGAAAAATCCTGGTCTCGGTGCTGTGATTGGTGGTGTTGCTGGTGGAGCAACTGGTTATACGATTGGTAGAGCCAACGATAGAAAAACTGGTCGAGTACAGAAGTAA
- a CDS encoding adenylosuccinate synthase, producing MSTYVVVGLQYGDEGKGKITDVLSAKSDYVVRFQGGDNAGHTVYVGDEKFVLHLLPSGVLQCKGKCIIANGVVVNPKAFVKEINQIESKGMRTDHVFISRRAHVIMPYHILLDTYREEEQGGTQIGTTKKGIGPCYEDKIARVGIRMIDLLNPEVLREKIEKNLKTKNSLFEKYFEKPTLDVEEIFQEFIALGELLKDRIVDTELELNEAIRDGKNILFEGAQALMLDIDFGTYPFVTSSSPSTGGVCTGAGVPPTALQNLIGVAKAYTTRVGNGPFPTELDNELGENIRQIGAEFGATTGRPRRTGWLDLVSLKHACMINGINNLVITKLDVLTGIHPLKIATKYKTEDGKIIDYFTSSTTKLYDYEPQYEELDGWDEDITNARTYDELPVNAKKYIEFIEEHLGINVYLVSVGPERSQNIIRKELF from the coding sequence ATGTCAACTTACGTAGTTGTAGGTCTTCAGTATGGAGACGAAGGAAAGGGAAAAATAACGGATGTTCTATCGGCAAAATCAGATTATGTTGTTCGTTTCCAAGGTGGAGACAACGCTGGTCACACGGTTTACGTAGGTGATGAGAAATTTGTACTTCACCTTTTGCCTTCTGGTGTTCTGCAGTGCAAAGGAAAATGTATCATTGCAAATGGCGTGGTAGTAAATCCAAAAGCTTTTGTGAAAGAGATCAACCAAATCGAAAGCAAAGGTATGAGAACCGATCACGTCTTCATCAGCAGAAGAGCACACGTGATTATGCCGTACCACATTTTGCTAGATACTTACAGAGAGGAAGAACAAGGCGGAACACAGATTGGAACTACAAAGAAAGGAATCGGCCCTTGCTACGAAGATAAAATTGCGAGAGTCGGCATCCGAATGATCGATCTTTTGAATCCTGAAGTTCTAAGAGAAAAAATCGAAAAAAATCTTAAAACAAAAAATTCACTTTTCGAAAAATACTTCGAGAAACCGACTTTGGATGTTGAAGAAATCTTCCAGGAATTCATCGCTTTAGGTGAATTGTTGAAAGACAGAATTGTAGATACAGAGCTGGAACTTAACGAAGCGATAAGAGACGGAAAAAATATTCTTTTCGAAGGTGCACAAGCCCTGATGTTGGATATCGACTTCGGAACGTATCCTTTTGTGACCTCATCATCACCTTCTACAGGCGGCGTTTGTACAGGTGCAGGTGTACCTCCTACGGCTTTGCAAAATCTGATTGGTGTTGCAAAAGCATACACCACAAGAGTAGGAAACGGACCTTTCCCTACGGAATTAGACAATGAACTAGGTGAAAATATCAGACAGATCGGAGCGGAATTTGGTGCTACGACTGGAAGACCTAGAAGAACTGGCTGGTTGGATCTGGTTTCTTTGAAGCACGCTTGTATGATCAATGGAATTAATAATCTTGTGATCACAAAATTGGATGTTCTAACTGGGATTCATCCTTTGAAAATTGCTACGAAATATAAAACTGAAGACGGAAAAATCATCGATTATTTTACCTCTTCTACTACAAAGCTATATGATTACGAACCTCAGTATGAAGAATTGGATGGTTGGGACGAAGATATTACCAATGCCAGAACTTATGATGAGCTTCCAGTGAATGCAAAAAAATACATAGAGTTTATTGAAGAGCATTTGGGAATCAATGTTTATTTGGTTTCTGTAGGACCGGAACGTTCACAAAATATTATTAGAAAAGAACTTTTCTAA
- the asnB gene encoding asparagine synthase B, translating to MCGIVCVFDTKQKNETIRPQILEMSKKIRHRGPDWSGIYQHDNVIFSHERLAIVDPTSGKQPLFTKDKKVALAVNGEIYNHQELRSEFPDYEFLTQSDCEVILALYRRDGKDFLEKLNGIFAFALYDEENDAYLIGRDHMGIVPLYMGWDKNGSFYVASELKSLEGVCNKIEEFLPGHFLYSKDGQELQQWYKRDWTEFENVKDNETDIAAIRKGLEEAVHRQLMSDVPYGVLLSGGLDSSIIAAVTAKYARQRIESGDTQEAWYPRLHSFAVGLEGSPDLAAARKAADHIGSVHHEIKYTVQEGLDAIKDVIYHLETYDVTTIRASTPMYLLARVIKSMGIKMVLSGEGSDELFGGYLYFHKAPSAQAFHEETVRKLGKLHLYDCLRANKSLMAWGIEGRVPFLDKEFMDIAMTINPRDKMITPERMEKWVLRKAFEDLLPESIAWRQKEQFSDGVGYSWIDTLKQVAEDEVTDEMMANAKHRFPINIPMSKEEYRYRTIFESHFPSDSAASCVPSVPSVACSTPVALEWDEAFKKMNDPSGRAVKVHETAY from the coding sequence ATGTGTGGAATTGTATGTGTTTTTGACACCAAACAAAAGAACGAAACAATAAGACCTCAGATCCTGGAAATGTCGAAGAAAATAAGACACAGAGGACCGGACTGGTCGGGTATCTATCAGCACGATAACGTAATTTTCTCTCACGAAAGATTGGCTATTGTAGATCCTACATCGGGAAAACAGCCTTTATTCACAAAAGATAAAAAAGTAGCTTTAGCAGTCAACGGAGAAATCTACAACCATCAGGAATTGAGATCGGAATTCCCAGACTACGAATTCCTGACTCAATCCGATTGCGAAGTAATCCTGGCTTTATATAGAAGAGACGGGAAAGATTTCTTAGAAAAACTAAATGGAATCTTTGCTTTTGCTTTATATGACGAAGAAAATGATGCCTACCTCATCGGTAGAGATCACATGGGAATCGTTCCACTTTATATGGGTTGGGACAAAAACGGAAGTTTCTACGTGGCTTCTGAATTGAAATCTCTTGAAGGCGTTTGTAACAAAATCGAAGAATTCTTACCTGGACATTTCCTATACAGCAAAGACGGGCAGGAACTTCAACAATGGTACAAAAGAGACTGGACAGAGTTCGAAAACGTAAAAGACAACGAAACCGATATCGCAGCCATTAGAAAAGGTTTGGAAGAAGCAGTTCACAGACAATTGATGAGTGATGTGCCTTATGGTGTTTTGCTTTCCGGCGGTTTGGATTCTTCTATCATTGCAGCCGTCACAGCAAAATACGCAAGACAAAGAATTGAAAGTGGCGACACGCAGGAAGCCTGGTATCCAAGACTGCACAGTTTCGCGGTCGGACTGGAAGGCTCTCCGGATTTGGCAGCTGCAAGAAAAGCGGCGGACCATATCGGATCTGTGCACCACGAAATTAAATATACTGTTCAGGAAGGATTAGACGCTATCAAAGATGTGATTTACCATTTGGAAACTTATGATGTAACCACTATCAGAGCTTCCACGCCGATGTACCTTTTGGCCAGAGTCATCAAATCAATGGGAATCAAAATGGTACTTTCCGGAGAAGGATCGGACGAATTATTCGGCGGTTACCTGTACTTCCATAAAGCTCCATCTGCACAGGCTTTCCACGAAGAAACAGTGAGAAAACTTGGAAAACTGCACCTTTATGATTGTCTTAGAGCCAACAAATCTTTGATGGCCTGGGGAATTGAAGGCAGAGTTCCTTTCCTTGACAAAGAATTTATGGACATTGCGATGACCATCAATCCAAGAGATAAAATGATCACGCCAGAGAGAATGGAAAAATGGGTTCTTAGAAAAGCTTTTGAAGATTTGTTGCCGGAAAGCATTGCGTGGAGACAGAAAGAGCAGTTCAGTGATGGTGTTGGCTACTCTTGGATTGACACTTTGAAACAGGTTGCAGAAGATGAAGTGACGGATGAAATGATGGCGAATGCCAAACATAGATTCCCGATCAATATTCCGATGAGTAAAGAGGAATACAGATACAGAACGATCTTTGAAAGTCATTTTCCAAGTGATTCTGCTGCAAGCTGTGTTCCTTCTGTTCCATCCGTTGCTTGTTCTACACCAGTTGCTCTGGAATGGGATGAAGCTTTCAAAAAGATGAATGACCCAAGTGGAAGAGCGGTGAAAGTGCATGAGACAGCTTATTAA
- a CDS encoding RidA family protein produces the protein MKKIIHTSEAPAAIGPYSQATLVNGTLYISGQIPVDPENGKLVEGIDRETHQVMKNLKAILKAADMDFSNAVKVSIFLKSMDDFAEVNEIYASYFENEIYPARETVQVSCLPKNVDVEISMIAFKD, from the coding sequence ATGAAGAAGATCATTCATACATCAGAGGCTCCTGCTGCAATCGGACCTTACTCACAAGCAACTTTAGTCAACGGAACTTTATATATTTCCGGCCAGATTCCCGTAGATCCTGAAAACGGAAAATTGGTAGAAGGGATCGATAGAGAAACGCATCAGGTAATGAAAAATCTGAAAGCGATCTTGAAAGCTGCAGATATGGATTTCAGCAATGCGGTGAAGGTTTCTATCTTTCTTAAAAGTATGGATGATTTTGCGGAAGTGAATGAGATCTATGCCTCGTACTTTGAAAACGAAATTTATCCTGCGAGAGAAACCGTGCAGGTCTCTTGTCTTCCGAAAAATGTTGACGTGGAAATCTCTATGATTGCCTTCAAAGATTAA
- a CDS encoding putative LPS assembly protein LptD, with protein MTALARSIFKSILLILNILIFNNILAQTVPQNIGQNSGVQDSLNIGKDSLNLKKDTIIPKEQLEDVVKMKAENRTSSSIGSKQTTLHKNAQIIYQDMQIDADYIRFEWETGKIYARGEQDEKGKIIKPAVATQGGKKFEYSEVIYNTKTKQAIAFNARTEESEGVIVAQKTKKYDDSVFVMSRAMYTTDEYFLKKKDSLADYHMSARMIKLLKTKDNAQIVTGPIQMYIEQVPTPLVLPFAILPFSDKRSAGILIPSFGERQDVGFFLNGLGYYQPIGDHFDLKILADIYTKGSWNLKPELNYLKKYRYSGNFAADYGYTVRGIKGLDDYSRNKTFRIAWRHSQDSKANPYFTFNASVDIVSTKFYDNTVNNNYIFNQNVLNTQQTSRVNVTKRFLTLPVTISASMSYNQNFATKATDLRLPDMTVAINQFYLFKPKTGVRTGLLENINVNTGFALSNYVTTTEDKLFKKEMWDELKTGAKNNISMSTNTTVAKYFTFSLSANADNVLTTKTLEKSYNPLTNVVDDKYNKGIAGYTTFSTSASLQTVLYGQKNFKKTSPIVAIRHMITPSMSFTYSPDFGERSWGYFRNYSNARGEMTPYSIFDNGIYGAPTSGLTQSVGFNINNNLEMKIRSKSDSTGVKKVKIFENLNVTGGYNFAAEKNKWSVFTVNGQSSFFNNKLNVNTSLTLEPYRIAFTDGSNTGIRTEDFGYFSLQGFNLQLSYPMSEAIFGKKEELSKKYKKKGEIRNENYFFDDDNYSHYTPTWTLNVNANYSYTRTLSRFGNKVATLGLDGSIKLTPYWNINGSTNYDIEQKALGYTRFGFARDQRSFTITFNWVPFGQYKVYDFFIGIKANILKDAVKYKERSFTQPNSTF; from the coding sequence ATGACTGCATTGGCTCGAAGTATTTTCAAAAGTATATTACTAATTTTAAATATCCTAATTTTTAACAATATTTTAGCACAAACTGTGCCTCAAAATATTGGTCAAAATAGCGGTGTTCAAGATTCTTTAAATATAGGCAAAGATTCCTTAAATCTAAAGAAAGACACCATCATCCCCAAAGAACAACTGGAGGATGTGGTAAAGATGAAGGCTGAAAACAGAACCAGTTCTTCCATCGGCAGCAAGCAGACTACGCTTCACAAAAATGCCCAGATCATCTATCAGGATATGCAGATTGATGCAGATTACATCAGGTTCGAATGGGAAACCGGAAAGATCTATGCGAGAGGTGAGCAGGACGAAAAAGGAAAAATCATCAAGCCCGCTGTTGCCACTCAGGGTGGTAAAAAATTCGAATACAGCGAGGTTATCTACAATACCAAAACGAAGCAGGCCATTGCCTTCAATGCAAGGACAGAGGAAAGTGAAGGTGTCATCGTCGCACAGAAGACAAAGAAGTATGATGACTCTGTTTTTGTGATGAGCAGGGCAATGTACACAACGGATGAATACTTTCTTAAGAAAAAAGATTCCCTTGCAGATTATCATATGTCTGCCAGGATGATCAAACTTCTTAAAACAAAGGATAATGCACAGATTGTCACAGGACCAATTCAAATGTATATCGAGCAGGTGCCGACGCCTTTGGTGCTTCCATTTGCGATTCTTCCGTTTTCTGATAAGAGGTCTGCAGGTATCTTGATTCCAAGTTTTGGAGAACGTCAGGATGTTGGTTTTTTCTTGAATGGACTTGGCTACTATCAGCCTATTGGCGACCATTTTGATCTGAAAATTTTAGCTGACATCTATACCAAAGGAAGCTGGAACTTGAAACCTGAACTTAATTATCTCAAAAAATACAGGTACTCCGGAAATTTTGCCGCGGATTATGGCTATACGGTGAGAGGCATTAAAGGTCTGGATGACTATTCCAGAAACAAAACATTTCGAATTGCGTGGCGACATTCTCAGGATTCTAAAGCCAATCCTTATTTTACCTTCAATGCAAGTGTGGATATTGTAAGTACAAAATTCTACGATAACACGGTGAATAACAACTACATCTTCAACCAGAATGTTCTGAATACACAACAGACTTCCCGTGTGAATGTTACCAAACGTTTTCTGACTTTGCCTGTGACGATCAGCGCCAGTATGTCGTACAACCAAAACTTTGCAACAAAGGCGACAGATCTTCGACTTCCGGATATGACGGTGGCGATCAATCAGTTTTATTTGTTTAAGCCAAAGACTGGCGTAAGAACTGGATTGCTGGAAAACATCAACGTGAATACAGGTTTTGCACTTAGTAATTACGTCACTACAACAGAGGACAAACTCTTCAAAAAGGAAATGTGGGACGAGTTGAAAACCGGTGCAAAGAATAATATTTCCATGTCAACCAATACAACTGTTGCAAAATATTTTACCTTCAGTCTGTCGGCTAATGCGGACAATGTGCTTACTACCAAAACTTTGGAAAAGAGTTACAATCCATTGACCAATGTTGTAGACGATAAGTATAATAAAGGAATAGCAGGATACACAACTTTCTCTACCAGCGCTAGTTTGCAGACTGTTTTGTATGGTCAGAAAAACTTTAAGAAAACATCTCCCATCGTCGCGATTCGACATATGATAACTCCTAGTATGAGTTTTACTTACTCTCCGGATTTTGGCGAGAGAAGCTGGGGTTATTTCAGAAACTATTCCAATGCGCGTGGCGAGATGACTCCGTATTCAATTTTCGATAATGGAATCTATGGTGCACCTACTTCTGGTCTTACCCAGAGTGTTGGATTTAATATCAATAATAATCTGGAGATGAAGATCAGATCCAAATCTGACTCTACAGGAGTGAAGAAGGTGAAGATCTTTGAAAACCTGAATGTGACAGGAGGTTACAATTTTGCTGCCGAGAAAAATAAATGGTCTGTCTTCACTGTAAACGGACAATCTTCTTTCTTTAATAATAAACTAAACGTCAACACCAGTCTTACATTAGAACCTTACAGGATTGCATTCACAGATGGTAGCAATACTGGAATTAGAACAGAGGATTTCGGATACTTCAGTTTACAGGGATTCAATCTTCAGCTGTCTTATCCAATGAGCGAGGCTATTTTTGGTAAAAAAGAAGAACTCTCGAAAAAGTACAAAAAGAAGGGTGAGATCCGGAACGAGAATTACTTCTTTGATGACGACAACTATTCTCACTACACACCAACCTGGACTTTGAACGTGAATGCAAACTACTCATATACAAGAACTTTGTCCAGATTTGGTAACAAAGTTGCTACATTGGGATTGGACGGCAGTATAAAACTGACGCCATATTGGAACATCAATGGAAGTACCAATTATGATATCGAGCAAAAAGCACTCGGCTATACACGTTTTGGATTTGCCAGAGATCAGCGTAGTTTCACCATTACCTTCAACTGGGTGCCATTTGGTCAGTACAAGGTATACGATTTCTTTATCGGAATCAAAGCCAACATCTTGAAAGATGCTGTGAAGTACAAAGAGAGAAGTTTTACGCAACCGAACAGTACTTTTTAG